From a single Parambassis ranga chromosome 2, fParRan2.1, whole genome shotgun sequence genomic region:
- the LOC114448991 gene encoding gastrula zinc finger protein XlCGF57.1-like, whose protein sequence is MSRLMSAGDTQTARASCADRPEMNRDRDDLDQGQTAERMLGAEALPTDVRKVIVGDEEQPQWNHEEEEPPHIKEEQDEEWTSKEKADGFNRVPVKTEEEEEGEEKPELLRSQGEPAMKTEPLGPPGSDSSETEVSDGEWEQSREPPLGSGTQSGLVVLDVNCNVERSFSCSECGQRFGRKPHLRAHMRIHTGEKPFGCLFCGKRFSQKGNSISHMRLHTGEKPFSCSVCQKSFRYSGDVSRHMKIHTGKKTRPHREPHTEATPTEPEATPTEAECWRDTRDIQSETNCLLRDDVKESFSCSECSRTFCRRDHLMSHMRTHTGEKPFSCSVCHKRFSCSGNILAHMRIHTGEKPFECSFCGKSFSQKGTLQLHERIHTGEKPFSCPFCDKRFAHKRRMTLHVSVHTEEKRFSCSACEKRFSWYSQLKSHRCVGESTEPRRSQADRKLAQRDAFSCSECGKTFSLKGNLKTHMRIHTGEKPFSCSVCGKSFKQNVHLTEHMTIHTGQKLYKCSVCGRGFNKKLLVKSHACV, encoded by the exons ATGAGCCGACTGATGTCAgctggagacacacaaacagcccgCGCCAGCTGTGCAGACAGACCGGAAATGAACCGAGACCGGGACGACCTGGACCAGGGTCAGACCGCGGAGAGGATGCTGGGAGCAGAAG ctTTACCCACAGATGTCCGAAAAGTGATTGTTGGGGATGAAGAGCAGCCGCAGTGGAACcacgaggaagaggagcctCCTCACATTAAAGAGGAGCAGGACGAGGAGTGGACCAGTAAGGAGAAGGCTGATGGGTTTAATCGAGTCCCAgtgaagacagaagaagaagaagaaggagaggagaaaccCGAGCTTCTTCGCAGCCAGGGGGAGCCAGCGATGAAAACAGAGCCCCTCGGACCGCCTGGTTCTGACTCCTCAGAGACTGAAGTCAGTGACGGTGAGTGGGAGCAGAGCAGGGAGCCTCCTCTGGGCTCCGGGACACAGAGCGGGCTGGTGGTGCTGGATGTGAACTGTAATGTGGAGCGGTCCTTCAGCTGCTCCGAGTGTGGGCAGCGCTTTGGGAGGAAGCCTCATCTGCGGGCTCACATGAGGATTCACACCGGGGAGAAACCCTTCGGCTGCTTGTTCTGTGGGAAAAGATTCTCTCAGAAAGGAAACTCCATCAGTCACATGAGGCTGCACACGGGGGAGAAACCCTTCAGCTGCTCCGTCTGCCAGAAGAGCTTCAGGTACAGCGGCGACGTCAGCCGGCACATGAAGATCCACACAGGGAAAAAGACACGACCACACCGAGAGCCCCACACTGAGGCCACACCCACAGAGCCAGAGGCCACACCCACAGAGGCTGAGTGCTGGAGGGACACCAGAGACATTCAGTCAGAGACAAACTGTCTGCTAAGGGACGATGTCAAAGAGTCATTCAGCTGCTCCGAGTGCAGCAGGACGTTCTGCCGGCGCGACCACCTGATGAGCCACATGAGGACGCACACCGGAGAGAAACCgttcagctgctctgtgtgccacaaacgcttcagctgcagcggCAACATTCTGGCTCACATGAGGATCCACACAGGGGAGAAACCCTTTGAGTGCTCCTTCTGTGGGAAGAGCTTCAGCCAGAAAGGAACTCTGCAGCTGCATGAGCGGATCCACACGGGGGAGAAGCCCTTCAGCTGCCCCTTCTGCGACAAGAGGTTTGCTCACAAGAGGAGGATGACGCTACACGTGTCCGTGCACACGGAGGAGaaacgcttcagctgcagcgcTTGTGAGAAAAGATTCAGCTGGTACAGTCAGCTGAAAAGTCACCGCTGTGTGGGCGAGTCCACCGAGCCGCGGCGCAGCCAGGCAGACAGGAAGCTGGCTCAGAGGGACGCCTTCAGCTGCTCCGAGTGCGGGAAGACATTCAGCCTGAAGGGGAACCTGAAGACGCACATGAGGATCCACACCGGGGAGAAACCCTtcagctgctcagtgtgtgGGAAGAGCTTCAAACAGAACGTTCACCTGACCGAGCACATGACCATTCACACCGGCCAGAAACTCTACAAGTGCTCAGTGTGTGGGAGGGGCTTCAACAAGAAGCTGCTGGTCAAGAGCCACGCCTGTGTGTGA